One window of the Triticum dicoccoides isolate Atlit2015 ecotype Zavitan chromosome 3B, WEW_v2.0, whole genome shotgun sequence genome contains the following:
- the LOC119276190 gene encoding serine/threonine-protein kinase AFC3-like, protein MESSRSRKRTRQELDSAGDPPPEREVVARGGASPPWRDDDRDGHYVFDLGENLTRRYKILSKMGEGTFGRVLECWDRETREYVAIKVVRSIRKYRDAAMIEIDVLNRLAENERYRSLCVQIQRWFDYRNHICIVFEKLGPSLYDFLKRNRYQPFPVELVREFGRQLLESVAYMHELRLIHTDLKPENILLVSSEYIKVPSSKKNSQDEIHFKCLPKSSAIKLIDFGSTAFDNQEHTSIVSTRHYRAPEIILGLGWSLPCDIWSVGCILVELCSGEALFQTHENLEHLAMMERVLGPVPEHMIRKASSSAQKYFRRGTRLNWPEGAVTRESIRAVRKLHRLKDLVARNADHSKASLADLLYGLLRFEPSERLTAQEALDHPFFRIPGPT, encoded by the exons ATGGAGTCGTCGCGGTCGCGGAAGCGCACGCGTCAAGAGTTGGACAGCGCCGGCGACCCGCCGCCGGAGCGGGAGGTG GTAGCAAGGGGTGGCGCGTCGCCGCCTTGGCGGGATGACGACCGCGACGGCCATTACGTGTTTGATCTCGGCGAGAACTTGACCCGTCGGT ACAAAATCTTGAGCAAAATGGGTGAAG GTACTTTTGGCCGAGTTTTGGAATGCTGGGACCGTGAAACACGTGAATATGTTGCAATAAAAGTTGTCCGAAGCATCCGGAAGTACCGGGATGCTGCAATGATTGAGATCGATGTGCTCAATCGCCTTGCAGAAAATGAGAGATACAGATCCCT CTGTGTCCAAATTCAAAGATGGTTTGACTATCGCAACCATATTTGCATT GTATTTGAGAAGCTTGGGCCAAGCTTGTATGATTTTCTAAAGAGAAATAGATACCAACCTTTCCCTGTGGAACTTGTGCGGGAGTTTGGACGACAACTGTTGGAATCTGTAGCAT ATATGCACGAATTACGCCTTATTCACACTGATCTGAAGCCAGAAAACATACTCCTCGTATCTTCCGAATATATAAAGGTTCCAAGTTCCAAG AAGAATTCACAAGATGAGATACACTTCAAGTGCTTGCCAAAGTCCAGTGCCATAAAGCTGATAGATTTTGGTAGTACTGCCTTTGATAATCAGGAACATACCTCGATTGTTTCTACGAGGCATTACAGGGCACCTGAAATAATCTTAG GCTTAGGCTGGAGTTTGCCATGTGATATTTGGAGTGTTGGTTGCATCCTCGTTGAGCTATGCTCG GGGGAGGCATTGTTTCAGACACATGAGAACCTGGAACACCTAgcaatgatggagagggttttgggacCCGTACCAGAGCACATGATACGGAAGGCTAG TTCATCAGCTCAGAAATATTTTAGGCGAGGGACACGTCTAAATTGGCCTGAAGGTGCTGTTACAAGAGAAAGCATCAGAGCAGTCAGAAAACTACACCGGCTAAAG GACTTGGTTGCGAGAAATGCTGACCATTCAAAGGCATCACTGGCGGACTTGCTATATGGTCTTTTAAGGTTTGAGCCTTCAGAGCGCCTTACTGCCCAAGAGGCTCTAGACCATCCATTCTTCCGAATTCCAGGTCCAACATGA